In Hippocampus zosterae strain Florida chromosome 3, ASM2543408v3, whole genome shotgun sequence, a genomic segment contains:
- the LOC127598187 gene encoding polysialoglycoprotein-like isoform X3 has product MIIKTPSERYLIEPSGDQEWSERSTSSLQQTPSERYLTEPSGDQEWSERSTSSLQQTPSDLTEPSGDHEWSERSTSFLQQTSSDRYLTEPSGNQEWSERSTSSLQQTPSDLTEPSGDHEWNER; this is encoded by the exons atgattataaag acaccaagtgaaaggtacctgattgaaccctctggagaccaagaatggagtgagagatccacttcatccttacaacag acaccaagtgaaaggtacctgactgaaccctctggagaccaagaatggagtgagagatccacttcatccttacaacag acaccaagtgacctgactgaaccctctggagaccatgaatggagtgagagatccacttcattcttacaacag acatcaagtgacaggtacctgactgaaccctctggaaaccaagaatggagtgagagatccacttcatccttacaacag acaccaagtgacctgactgaaccctctggagaccatgaatggaatgagagataa
- the LOC127598187 gene encoding uncharacterized protein LOC127598187 isoform X1, which produces MIIKTPSERYLIEPSGDQEWSERSTSSLQQTSSDRYLTEPSGNQEWSERSTSSLQQTPSERYLTEPSGDQEWSERSTSSLQQTPSDLTEPSGDHEWSERSTSFLQQTSSDRYLTEPSGNQEWSERSTSSLQQTPSDLTEPSGDHEWNER; this is translated from the exons atgattataaag acaccaagtgaaaggtacctgattgaaccctctggagaccaagaatggagtgagagatccacttcatccttacaacag acatcaagtgacaggtacctgactgaaccctctggaaaccaagaatggagtgagagatccacttcatccttacaacag acaccaagtgaaaggtacctgactgaaccctctggagaccaagaatggagtgagagatccacttcatccttacaacag acaccaagtgacctgactgaaccctctggagaccatgaatggagtgagagatccacttcattcttacaacag acatcaagtgacaggtacctgactgaaccctctggaaaccaagaatggagtgagagatccacttcatccttacaacag acaccaagtgacctgactgaaccctctggagaccatgaatggaatgagagataa
- the LOC127598187 gene encoding uncharacterized protein LOC127598187 isoform X2, protein MIIKTPSERYLIEPSGDQEWSERSTSSLQQTSSDRYLTEPSGNQEWSERSTSSLQQTPSERYLTEPSGDQEWSERSTSSLQQTSSDRYLTEPSGNQEWSERSTSSLQQTPSDLTEPSGDHEWNER, encoded by the exons atgattataaag acaccaagtgaaaggtacctgattgaaccctctggagaccaagaatggagtgagagatccacttcatccttacaacag acatcaagtgacaggtacctgactgaaccctctggaaaccaagaatggagtgagagatccacttcatccttacaacag acaccaagtgaaaggtacctgactgaaccctctggagaccaagaatggagtgagagatccacttcatccttacaacag acatcaagtgacaggtacctgactgaaccctctggaaaccaagaatggagtgagagatccacttcatccttacaacag acaccaagtgacctgactgaaccctctggagaccatgaatggaatgagagataa
- the LOC127598187 gene encoding uncharacterized protein LOC127598187 isoform X4 — translation MIIKTPSERYLIEPSGDQEWSERSTSSLQQTSSDRYLTEPSGNQEWSERSTSSLQQTPSDLTEPSGDHEWSERSTSFLQQTSSDRYLTEPSGNQEWSERSTSSLQQTPSDLTEPSGDHEWNER, via the exons atgattataaag acaccaagtgaaaggtacctgattgaaccctctggagaccaagaatggagtgagagatccacttcatccttacaacag acatcaagtgacaggtacctgactgaaccctctggaaaccaagaatggagtgagagatccacttcatccttacaacag acaccaagtgacctgactgaaccctctggagaccatgaatggagtgagagatccacttcattcttacaacag acatcaagtgacaggtacctgactgaaccctctggaaaccaagaatggagtgagagatccacttcatccttacaacag acaccaagtgacctgactgaaccctctggagaccatgaatggaatgagagataa